The Dysidea avara unplaced genomic scaffold, odDysAvar1.4 SCAFFOLD_456, whole genome shotgun sequence DNA window cgcttttttccgtatattgggtggggaaaaaagggtctggtgcaactccaatagctgtttacttctgagccgtccccacattccggggacgctaattgaataacattggtcacaaaggaggtgccatgacgtcagtaagttaactagagatctgtttatcctttaaacgaatcttaatttgctccgatgtctcttttatagcgtcttgaaagttaatcctcatcgtgtaacaagactcacaaccggagcaggaatgtaggaatacttcatagttttactgacgtcatggcacctcctttgtgaccaatgttattcaattagcgtccccggaatgtggggacggctcagaagtaaacagctattggagttgcaccagacccttttttccccacccaatatacggaaaaaagcggtctggccacgcgagactagtgttTCGTGGCAGCAGAaacttagtctcgcgtggccagaccctttcagcgctagtctcgcgtggccagaccctttccgcgcagccgcttatcgattggaaattataagcgccgcgctacaagggtctggaatagttcatgtatttaaaaaaatctacGATCCCCAGTGGTTGGGGAGTGTAAATTGGCTCACGCGATCCCTTAATCGCCAAAGTGATCTGATTACTGAAAAATGAGCTGAAGAAGGCCTCTGGGGATGACGAGTATCGACCCGTGTAGATTTTTCCTTCTACCCACTACTGAATCTTCGACAAGTACGGCTGAATAAAGACAAACAAGCTCAGTTCATCTCGAGTTACAAGGAAAGTAGGCGAAAGGTTTTAAGCGGATTTTCCGATCAAAACAGACTAAAGATTCAAGGGAACACACGTTGCATTGTGTACCTTTGTATCTTAGGTGTTACCCAATCAATCAATTGTCACCAATAACGTGTCGAAAAATTTCATGTTcatgaactattccagacccttgtagcgcggcgcttataatttccaatcgataagcggctgcgcggaaaagGTCTGGTCACGCGAGACTATTTCCGCGcggccgcttatcgattagagattataagcggcgCGCTacataatctctaatcgataagcggccgcgcggaaagggtctggccacgcgagactagcagAAACTCTTGTTCCTCTTCTCTATAAGGTTAGTTATGTAATTGATTAATGTTTTGTACAACACTAGGGTACAATATATACACTTGCAGTACGCTATATTGCAAAGAAATGTAAACGTCTGGTATATCAGGGATTGGAGGGGGGTAATCTGGGTTGAATCCATGTGGACCAATAATGACGTCATAGTGACATCTCCAAGCATATAATAATTCGAAATGAAACATTCCTGGTGGGTGTGGTAGCTCTTGACATTCCACAGGAATTGTTAAGTGTGATAGTGGTATGGGATTATAACACATCCATGAGTATGATGTAAAAGATGTATctggcacacacacatatatctTGACTTGCCAGAGAGCTGCTGCAGCATGAATCTCCAGGTCTGTACCCCATACTCGGTCTAGCTCCATGCCATTGATGTGTTCTTCAATGGGGACTGGGTGACAGAATTGTTTTAGATATTGCTTATTGTGCTTACTAAAGGTCACTAATATCCTTCGTATCTGCTGGTGGTTATCTTCACTGTGACAAATGACACTAGACAGAGCGCGGAAGAGACAGTTGCCATCTCCCTGTATTGCTTTAACACCTCTTTGAATTTTATTCAAAAAGGTGGCTGTACTAGTCCATACATGAACAGGGGCTATAATGCAACAAATTAAATTATGCCTTCGAAATCCTTCagcaaaaggtacctttttcacacattttgtaTTCCAAAACAAATGTTATAACAGTTGCCTCCTTATAGCAATTAAGTTACTTTTATATTAAAATACAGCCAAGTACTGTAGCTGTACTCATGGAGAACTTCAGATTATATGCAATATTGTGAGGTATCATAGTTAGTAAAtaagtcaaattttgtgtgtgaaaagggtTCCATAGTCATAgttttgtatgtatgcatatactcaCGTGGTCTCATCCTTGCTGTTTCTGGTATCTAAAGTGTTGCATATCATAATTCAGTTTAAAAATACTATACATTTTACCTTAGATAGTACTGCTCTGTCTTCCTTAGTTGGTGATTCTGCCCTGTCTTCCTCTTCCTTACTTGGTGATTCTTCAAGTGGTACACTGTCACCTAATGTATAGTTACCATACTTACTGAACTTTACTACACCCTCAAATtatagttgtaaaattaattcaCTGATTATGTTGTTCCCTTAAGTTCTTTTGCATAAGGCAGTGTCCTGACAAAAAATGTAGATATTTGTTAGAGTGTGTAACATGAATATTGTTGATCATGATGTGATGACTTGCATGATGGAAAGAAATGTCTCACCTTAACATGTTGTGCTTATTTATTGAAGTAAAATACAGGACACTACTAGTAGGCAGGCTTATGGTGCGCTCTCAATTACTGTAGTGTGTTACTGTAAAGGCCTCACCCTTTTTatatatagcttggctgtttttgtgtggatagatTATGCACAAGATAAAATAATTAAGATATGCACACGTATACAATAAAACCACTGTTAATGGATGTTACCTGTAATGGACACCTCCAATTATGGACAATATGTCATGGTCCCTACCAGTCTGCTACCATACTCTCATTGCCTATAACTTCAACACAATGGACACCTCTTTACGTATATCAGCTAACAGACAACCTATAGTATGAGTACCCCTGCTATGCACTAAATATCTCTGCAAAGGAAACCTCTGCATAAATCAGAAGCAATCATGGTCCCCAGGTGTCTGTCATTTAGAgtctcagtatatatatatatatgtccgTACATTCTGTGTTGCTCTCCTCTGTGCTTCCATTAATATCCTTCGATTGTACAGCAGTATCAATCTCTACAGATAGTACCATTAAATGTTGTGTATTGGTTACTGTATGAATTTCCTACCTAGTTTAGGTTTAGCTAACTTTAGGCACTTCTTCTTGCTGCATGCTTGTTTCAGTTTTCCTGGTCCACCAAAACGAGGCTTGTCTTTACAATACTTGCACTGCCCACAATCTGCTTGTAGGCAGTTTTCACACAACCCACATCTGCGACTTGTAGGCCTACATTTCATTCCTGCAAAGATAGACATTTGGTGTTGTACAACAATGCGTGTCATGTGTGTgcaagtgtgtgcgtgtgtgtgtacgtgcatgcatgtgtgtgcgtgtgtgtgagtgagtgagtgagtgcatgcatatgtatggGTGTGGGACTTGTCATGGGGAGGCCTTCGCTGTACAGCCTCATTGCTCCCAAGCAGTACTAATCCAAGCATTTGTAGCTACACTGATTGATAGCATACACAGGAGAAAGTGGGTAGGTGTCGTTGTGTGTACACAGCAACCAAAGACTTTGCTTAGCTTTCATATGTATTGtgtatctgtctgtctgtgtactCAAAGTGTGTCTCAGTGCACAAATGGTATAGGTATGAGCCACCACAGCTATTTGCCTCAAACTCCTTGTACAATTGAATCTTGAAATATTGCAGCATTGCCAAGATTTTTacgtaatcctaaggctgcagctatcagacctttagtgctggtcactgtaaagtgttaataaataaataaataaataataaatttctTGGAGGTTTAGAGGGTCTGGGTTTGTTTTCCCTGAGTATAGACTAGTAATGATGCGTTCCCTTAAGCAATTGTTGTAACATGCATTTAGTGTTCAGCTAGAACCTACACTCTGTCTTATAGATACTATTAACAAACTTGCTGTTAAATAGTGGTTATTCTGCCAGCTGCCTTAAACCACTTTTTAGTACACTGGCTTCCTCCACAATATTTGCAAAGCTGAAACATGAAATTTGTACTAAAGCTTTGTCTTGTGCCCAGCCCTAAGGGTCATTCTGTGTCAGAATTTGTGATCACCTCTTGCACTTTGTTGTGTTTGTACAGGGTTTTCTGCCCTTTTTCtgatttcatacaaaatgtataGTGTGTTTTAAAGCAGTTTATCTAGTGGTGGATACCCTCAAACTAACAAATTTCTTTAACAGTGAGTGATGATAGCATAGGTTATTTCACTTCGAGAATAGCAAACACACATTCACAACCTCGCTACACATGTTGCACAAAATTGCAAGAAGTGCTGAAATCCCGGTAGTactatggtgctcatcaccaTCCACATTTTAGCCCCATACACCACATGGTTTGTGATTAGCAGTATAATTGTGTTAAAGGTTTGTTGATAAGGTGGGCCATATATTTTGGTTATACCTGCAAGATGTACAACAGAAGGCTTAACATCACTGGCAGTATGGTCTTCCGTTTTA harbors:
- the LOC136246203 gene encoding uncharacterized protein, producing MKCRPTSRRCGLCENCLQADCGQCKYCKDKPRFGGPGKLKQACSKKKCLKLAKPKLEIDTAVQSKDINGSTEESNTECDSVPLEESPSKEEEDRAESPTKEDRAVLSKIPETARMRPPPVHVWTSTATFLNKIQRGVKAIQGDGNCLFRALSSVICHSEDNHQQIRRILVTFSKHNKQYLKQFCHPVPIEEHINGMELDRVWGTDLEIHAAAALWQVKIYVCVPDTSFTSYSWMCYNPIPLSHLTIPVECQELPHPPGMFHFELLYAWRCHYDVIIGPHGFNPDYPPPIPDIPDVYISLQYSVLQVYILYPSVVQNINQLHN